Proteins from a single region of Punica granatum isolate Tunisia-2019 chromosome 8, ASM765513v2, whole genome shotgun sequence:
- the LOC116188763 gene encoding uncharacterized protein LOC116188763 — MSLFRLPKSTLSNIDSITKHFWWGTSKKEGNYYAPKSWDFICQLKAISGLGFRRAEDSNKAMLSKTSWALTKTNISLAGRAIKAKYGNFLKSSNRSSPSPIWRGLQWCKDTIKNNTCFSVGNGTSILVWHDPWIPSINDHKPSPRSDTFQDPNLKVSDLMLNHPKRWNIPLLTSLFEQAIVQNIIKIHLTQGNLEDSAQWTPNT, encoded by the coding sequence ATGTCACTGTTCCGATTACCAAAATCCACATTAAGCAACATTGACAGCATTACAAAACATTTCTGGTGGGGTACTAGTAAAAAGGAGGGCAACTATTATGCGCCAAAGAGCTGGGACTTCATATGTCAATTGAAAGCAATTAGTGGTCTGGGCTTCCGAAGAGCAGAAGATTCGAATAAAGCAATGTTATCCAAAACCTCATGGGCCCTGACAAAAACAAATATTAGTCTTGCGGGCAGGGCAATCAAGGCAAAGTATGGAAACTTTCTCAAGAGTTCCAATCGCTCCTCCCCCTCCCCAATTTGGAGAGGCCTCCAATGGTGTAAAGACACCATTAAGAACAACACGTGTTTCTCTGTAGGAAACGGCACATCCATCTTGGTTTGGCACGATCCATGGATTCCAAGCATAAATGACCACAAGCCATCTCCGAGATCTGACACATTCCAAGACCCGAACTTGAAGGTAAGTGACCTAATGCTGAACCATCCGAAGAGATGGAACATCCCGTTACTCACAAGCCTATTCGAGCAAGCAATAGTCCAGAACATCATCAAGATCCACCTCACTCAGGGCAACCTCGAAGACTCTGCACAGTGGACCCCAAATACATAG